The Catenuloplanes niger genome includes a window with the following:
- the ahcY gene encoding adenosylhomocysteinase has product MASHKRRKNVKSQDYKVADLSLAEAGRHQIRLAEHEMPGLMALRREYADVKPLRGARIAGSLHMTVQTAVLIETLVALGADVRWVSCNIFSTQDEAAAAVVAAGTPVFAWKGETLEEYWWCTMQLFDFGDGQGPNLIVDDGGDVTLLVHKGVEFERAGAVPQAAEGDHEEQRIILETLRASLAEDPQRFTRIAAGLRGVSEETSTGVARLYRMAAEQTLLFPAINVNDSVTKSKFDNKYGIRHSLADGLNRATDVMLGGKLTVVCGYGDVGKGASAALRGQGARVVVTEIDPICALQAAMDGFEVTTVDDVVDRADIFITTTGGTDIITADHMSRMKHNAIVGNVGHFDTEIDMAGLAAYPGVEKIEVKPQVHEWRFPDGHSILVLSEGRLMNLGNATGHPSFVMSNSFANQVIAQIELWTGSYATGVHMLAKHLDEKVARLHLDALGVRLTTLTKAQAEYLGVAVEGPYKPEHYRY; this is encoded by the coding sequence ATGGCGTCACACAAGAGGAGAAAAAACGTGAAAAGTCAGGACTACAAGGTCGCGGACCTCTCGCTGGCCGAGGCGGGACGGCACCAGATCCGGCTGGCCGAGCACGAGATGCCCGGCCTGATGGCGCTGCGCCGGGAGTACGCGGACGTCAAGCCGCTGCGCGGGGCGCGGATCGCCGGCTCGCTGCACATGACCGTGCAGACCGCGGTGCTGATCGAGACGCTGGTCGCGCTCGGCGCCGACGTCCGCTGGGTCTCCTGCAACATCTTCTCCACGCAGGACGAGGCGGCCGCGGCCGTGGTCGCGGCCGGCACCCCGGTCTTCGCCTGGAAGGGCGAGACGCTGGAGGAGTACTGGTGGTGCACCATGCAGCTGTTCGACTTCGGGGACGGCCAGGGGCCGAACCTGATCGTCGACGACGGCGGCGACGTGACGCTGCTGGTGCACAAGGGCGTCGAGTTCGAGCGGGCCGGCGCGGTTCCGCAGGCGGCCGAGGGCGACCACGAGGAACAGCGGATCATCCTGGAGACGCTGCGCGCGAGCCTGGCCGAGGACCCGCAGCGGTTCACCCGCATCGCCGCCGGACTGCGCGGCGTCAGCGAGGAGACGTCGACCGGCGTGGCCCGGCTCTACCGGATGGCGGCCGAGCAGACGCTGCTCTTCCCGGCGATCAACGTGAACGACTCGGTGACCAAGAGCAAGTTCGACAACAAGTACGGCATCCGCCACTCGCTCGCGGACGGGCTCAACCGGGCCACCGACGTCATGCTCGGCGGCAAGCTCACGGTGGTCTGCGGCTACGGCGACGTCGGCAAGGGCGCGTCCGCCGCACTGCGCGGGCAGGGCGCCCGCGTCGTGGTCACCGAGATCGACCCGATCTGCGCGCTGCAGGCCGCGATGGACGGGTTCGAGGTCACCACGGTCGACGACGTCGTGGACCGGGCCGACATCTTCATCACCACGACCGGCGGCACCGACATCATCACCGCGGACCACATGTCGCGGATGAAGCACAACGCGATCGTCGGCAACGTCGGCCACTTCGACACCGAGATCGACATGGCCGGGCTCGCGGCGTACCCGGGGGTCGAGAAGATCGAGGTCAAGCCGCAGGTGCACGAGTGGCGCTTCCCGGACGGGCACTCGATCCTGGTGCTCTCCGAGGGCCGGCTGATGAACCTGGGCAACGCGACCGGGCACCCCAGCTTCGTCATGTCGAACTCGTTCGCCAACCAGGTGATCGCGCAGATCGAGCTGTGGACCGGCTCGTACGCCACCGGCGTGCACATGCTGGCGAAGCACCTGGACGAGAAGGTGGCGCGGCTGCACCTGGACGCGCTCGGCGTCCGGCTGACCACGCTCACCAAGGCGCAGGCGGAGTACCTCGGCGTGGCCGTCGAGGGGCCGTACAAGCCGGAGCACTACCGGTACTGA
- a CDS encoding response regulator transcription factor: protein MRLLVVEDEARMARAVQRGLQAEGFAVDVAADGPTGLEMARHGGYDAMILDVMLPGLSGYRVVRQLRAEDVWLPVLMLSAKDGEYDQADGLDCGADDYLTKPFSFVVLLARLRALLRRGAPQRPAVLTVGDLTLDPAQRRVERAGAAITLTAREFALLEYLMRREGEVVSKTELLDHVWDAAMETAPNAVEVYVGYLRRKIGRDLLETVRGAGYRLSAL from the coding sequence ATGCGACTGCTGGTGGTCGAGGACGAGGCCCGGATGGCGCGGGCGGTGCAGCGCGGCCTGCAGGCCGAGGGGTTCGCGGTGGACGTGGCCGCGGACGGGCCGACCGGGCTGGAGATGGCCCGGCACGGCGGATACGACGCGATGATCCTGGACGTGATGCTGCCCGGCCTGTCCGGCTATCGCGTGGTGCGCCAGTTGCGCGCCGAGGACGTGTGGCTGCCGGTGCTGATGCTCAGCGCGAAGGACGGCGAGTACGACCAGGCGGACGGCCTCGACTGCGGCGCCGACGACTACCTCACCAAGCCGTTCTCGTTCGTGGTGCTGCTGGCCCGGCTGCGCGCGTTGCTGCGCCGCGGCGCACCGCAGCGGCCGGCCGTGCTCACGGTCGGCGACCTCACGCTCGACCCGGCCCAGCGCCGGGTCGAGCGGGCCGGCGCCGCGATCACGCTGACCGCACGCGAGTTCGCGCTGCTGGAGTACCTGATGCGCCGGGAGGGCGAGGTGGTCTCCAAGACCGAACTGCTCGACCACGTCTGGGACGCCGCCATGGAGACCGCGCCGAACGCGGTGGAGGTCTACGTCGGCTACCTCCGCCGCAAGATCGGCCGGGATCTCCTGGAGACCGTGCGCGGCGCCGGCTACCGCCTCTCGGCGCTCTAG
- a CDS encoding citrate synthase 2, whose translation MTTFKPGLEGVIAFETDIAEPDREGGSLRYRGVDIEDLIGQVSFGNVWALLVDGEFGPGLPPAEPFPVPVHSGDIRVDVQSAVAMLAPYWGLPQLLDASDEQARADLARVSVTALSFVAQSARGLGLPAVPQKEIDKADTVVERFMRRWRGDPDPRHIKAVDAYFISAAEHGMNASTFTARVAASTGADVAACISAAIGSLSGPLHGAAPTRVLQMLEAVEYSGDPAGYVRGVLDRGERLMGFGHRVYRAEDPRARVLRRTAKELGAPRYEVAEALERAALEELSARRPDRVLPTNVEFWAAVVLDFAEVPAHMFTSVFTCARVAGWSAHILEQKKLGRLVRPSARYTGPDSRKPSAVPGWDSL comes from the coding sequence ATGACCACGTTCAAACCCGGTCTCGAGGGTGTGATCGCATTCGAGACCGACATCGCGGAACCGGATCGCGAGGGCGGCTCGCTGCGCTATCGCGGCGTGGACATCGAGGACCTCATCGGCCAGGTGTCGTTCGGCAACGTGTGGGCGCTGCTGGTCGACGGCGAGTTCGGCCCCGGCCTGCCGCCGGCCGAGCCGTTCCCGGTGCCGGTGCACTCCGGCGACATCCGCGTCGACGTGCAGTCCGCGGTCGCCATGCTCGCGCCGTACTGGGGGCTGCCCCAGCTGCTGGACGCCTCCGACGAGCAGGCCCGCGCCGACCTGGCCCGGGTCTCCGTCACCGCGCTGTCGTTCGTCGCCCAGTCCGCGCGCGGGCTCGGCCTCCCCGCGGTGCCGCAGAAGGAGATCGACAAGGCCGACACCGTGGTCGAGCGCTTCATGCGCCGCTGGCGCGGCGACCCCGACCCGCGGCACATCAAGGCCGTCGACGCGTACTTCATCTCCGCGGCCGAGCACGGCATGAACGCGTCCACGTTCACCGCGCGGGTCGCGGCCTCCACCGGCGCGGACGTCGCCGCCTGCATCTCCGCCGCGATCGGCTCGCTCTCCGGCCCGCTGCACGGCGCCGCACCCACCCGCGTGCTGCAGATGCTCGAGGCCGTGGAGTACTCCGGCGACCCGGCCGGATACGTCCGCGGCGTCCTCGACCGCGGCGAGCGCCTGATGGGCTTCGGCCACCGCGTCTACCGCGCCGAGGACCCGCGCGCCCGCGTGCTCCGCCGCACCGCCAAGGAGCTCGGAGCGCCGCGGTACGAGGTGGCCGAGGCCCTGGAGCGGGCCGCGCTCGAGGAGCTCTCCGCCCGCCGCCCGGACCGCGTCCTGCCCACGAACGTCGAGTTCTGGGCCGCCGTGGTGCTCGACTTCGCGGAGGTGCCGGCGCACATGTTCACGTCGGTCTTCACGTGCGCCCGGGTCGCCGGCTGGAGCGCCCACATCCTCGAACAGAAGAAGCTGGGCCGGCTCGTCCGGCCGTCCGCCCGCTACACCGGGCCGGATTCGCGCAAGCCGTCCGCCGTCCCCGGTTGGGACTCGCTGTAG
- a CDS encoding IS110 family transposase, giving the protein MHNEYDVFLGLDVGKSDHHAVALGRDGKRLHDAPLPNTEKRLKTLFTKLARHGRVLVVVDQPASIGALPVAVARATGCQVAYLPGLAMRRLADLHPGTAKTDARDAYVIADAARTLPHTLRRVDTGDETLAELEVLIGYDDDLAGEATRISNRIRGLLTQIHPPLERILGPKVTHPAVLELLSRCGGPAGLRTTGRRDLTSIVAPKAPRMGARLIEQVLAALDEQTVTVPGTTAAETVLPRLADSLRQAMQQRDQVADEVERMLDAHPLAEVLTSMPGIGVRTGARILLEVGDATAFKTAGHLAAYAGLAPVTRRSGSSIRGEHPPKSGNKQLKRAFFLAAFASLSHPPSRAYYDRKRAEGKKHNAAIICLARRRADVLHAMLRTKTPYQPKTTKESAPEA; this is encoded by the coding sequence GTGCACAACGAGTACGACGTGTTCCTCGGGCTCGACGTCGGCAAGAGCGACCACCACGCGGTCGCCCTCGGCCGGGACGGAAAGCGGCTGCACGATGCGCCGCTGCCGAACACCGAGAAACGTCTGAAGACCCTGTTCACCAAACTCGCCCGGCACGGCCGGGTCCTGGTCGTCGTCGATCAGCCCGCCTCGATCGGCGCCCTGCCCGTCGCGGTCGCCCGCGCCACCGGCTGCCAGGTCGCCTACCTGCCCGGACTCGCGATGCGCCGCCTCGCCGACCTCCACCCCGGCACGGCCAAGACCGACGCCAGAGACGCCTACGTCATCGCCGACGCCGCCCGCACCCTGCCCCACACCCTGCGCCGCGTCGACACCGGCGACGAGACCCTCGCCGAGCTGGAGGTCCTGATCGGCTACGACGACGACCTGGCCGGCGAGGCCACCCGGATCAGCAACCGCATCCGCGGCCTGCTCACCCAGATCCACCCGCCACTGGAACGCATCCTCGGCCCCAAAGTCACCCACCCAGCGGTGCTGGAACTGCTGTCCCGTTGCGGCGGCCCCGCTGGGCTGCGCACGACCGGCCGGCGCGACCTCACCTCGATCGTCGCCCCGAAGGCGCCACGGATGGGAGCCCGGCTCATCGAGCAGGTCCTGGCCGCGCTGGACGAGCAGACCGTCACCGTCCCCGGCACCACCGCCGCCGAGACCGTCCTGCCCCGACTCGCCGACAGCCTCCGGCAGGCCATGCAGCAGCGTGACCAGGTCGCGGACGAGGTCGAACGGATGCTTGATGCCCACCCTCTCGCCGAGGTCCTGACCTCGATGCCCGGCATCGGCGTCAGGACCGGCGCCCGGATACTCCTCGAAGTCGGCGACGCCACCGCGTTCAAGACCGCAGGGCACCTCGCCGCCTACGCCGGGCTCGCGCCCGTGACGCGGCGTTCCGGCAGCTCGATCCGCGGCGAACACCCGCCGAAATCCGGGAACAAGCAGCTCAAACGCGCGTTCTTCCTCGCCGCGTTCGCGTCGCTGTCCCACCCACCATCCAGGGCCTACTACGACCGCAAACGCGCTGAGGGCAAGAAACACAACGCCGCCATCATCTGCCTCGCCCGCCGCCGCGCCGACGTCCTCCACGCCATGCTCCGCACCAAAACCCCGTACCAGCCCAAAACAACCAAGGAATCTGCCCCTGAGGCTTGA
- a CDS encoding LolA family protein, translating into MSLMKSQTARRWLIPAAAAVTIIGGGAAVGALAAGADSVLPQRSAAELLVDLQNAKVDGLSGTVVQSADLGLPGIAKLAADVGGETGNLGSLVAGTNTLRVWHSEPDKSRVALVGTLGQTDVIRNGTDVWIWQSAGNTAQHWTVPAEHADDAPLPLASDLPTTPQEAADQALAAVDPTTEVVVGRSAKVAGRDAYELILRPRDDASLVGEVRLAIDGEHKIPLRVEVLAKKDSVSAFKIAFTQVDFGRPDAEQFAFNPPPGGTVTEGNAKDLEDATAEAGKEPTAEERAAMDKVAEAAQPKTVGEGWTTVLTVDLNAAQGAVPGSEKQSGKPESAPEDGLSADQLSALSETFPEVSGAWGKGNLLSSNLFSVLVTDEGKLYAGLVAPEKLYEVAAAN; encoded by the coding sequence ATGTCATTGATGAAGTCTCAGACGGCCCGACGGTGGCTGATCCCGGCCGCCGCCGCGGTCACCATCATCGGCGGAGGCGCCGCGGTGGGCGCGCTCGCCGCGGGCGCCGACTCGGTGCTCCCGCAGCGCAGCGCGGCCGAGCTCCTGGTCGATCTGCAGAACGCGAAGGTCGACGGCCTGTCCGGCACCGTCGTGCAGTCGGCCGATCTCGGCCTGCCCGGCATCGCGAAGCTTGCCGCGGACGTCGGCGGTGAGACCGGCAACCTCGGTTCGCTGGTCGCCGGCACGAACACGCTCCGCGTCTGGCACTCGGAGCCGGACAAGTCCCGGGTCGCGCTGGTCGGCACGCTCGGCCAGACGGACGTGATCCGCAACGGTACGGACGTGTGGATCTGGCAGAGCGCGGGCAACACCGCGCAGCACTGGACGGTCCCGGCCGAGCACGCGGACGACGCGCCGCTGCCGCTGGCCTCGGACCTGCCGACCACCCCGCAGGAGGCCGCCGATCAGGCGCTCGCCGCGGTGGACCCGACCACCGAGGTCGTGGTGGGCCGGTCGGCGAAGGTGGCCGGCCGGGACGCGTACGAGCTGATCCTGCGGCCGCGCGACGACGCGTCACTGGTCGGCGAGGTGCGGCTGGCGATCGACGGTGAGCACAAGATCCCGCTGCGGGTCGAGGTGCTGGCGAAGAAGGACAGCGTGTCCGCGTTCAAGATCGCGTTCACCCAGGTCGACTTCGGCCGGCCGGACGCGGAGCAGTTCGCGTTCAACCCACCGCCGGGCGGCACCGTCACCGAGGGCAACGCCAAGGACCTCGAGGACGCCACGGCCGAGGCCGGCAAGGAGCCGACGGCCGAGGAGCGGGCCGCGATGGACAAGGTCGCCGAGGCCGCGCAGCCGAAGACGGTCGGCGAGGGCTGGACCACGGTCCTGACCGTGGACCTGAACGCGGCCCAGGGTGCGGTGCCGGGGTCGGAGAAGCAGTCCGGCAAGCCGGAGTCCGCGCCGGAGGACGGGCTCAGCGCCGACCAGCTGTCCGCGCTGTCCGAGACGTTCCCCGAGGTGAGCGGCGCCTGGGGCAAGGGCAACCTGCTCTCCAGCAACCTGTTCAGCGTGCTGGTCACCGACGAGGGCAAGCTCTACGCGGGCCTGGTCGCGCCGGAGAAGCTGTACGAGGTCGCCGCGGCGAACTGA
- a CDS encoding sensor histidine kinase, with translation MTTTPSAVRRERSLRTRIVLLGVFGLTVGLALGGITLIGALGFALNRTANAEAAKTAQGVVALIREDVLRPPAPVPVAGTDVRVQVVDDRGRVRHSSVGADRLVPMLHPDELSRATAGERVLIDGVRLGIEGPVLVVPAGVDTGDGRLTVLVAKSMDDLYQSANVVRTALLVAFPLLVVVLAIVGWRVVGATLRPVEELRRGAEEITGSGRAGRLPVPASRDEIHRLAVTLNDMLARLDTARARQRAFVADAAHELRSPLASMRVQLEVAQRLPGDTDWPAFADDLMLDADRLSRLVDDLLLLARADDSAEAARRTAPVELGELLTDLAARYPDVAFTAPAEQFWTDGDADALRRAVSNLLDNAGRHARSTVALTIGTDAGRHLIAVTDDGPGIPAADRERVFDRFTRLDDARARDAGGSGLGLAIVREVVRLHHGTITLADATPSGLRAEIRLPVLPE, from the coding sequence ATGACGACCACCCCGTCCGCGGTACGCCGTGAGCGCTCACTGCGTACCCGCATCGTGCTGCTGGGCGTCTTCGGGCTCACCGTCGGACTCGCGCTCGGCGGGATCACGCTGATCGGCGCGCTCGGCTTCGCGCTGAACCGCACCGCGAACGCGGAGGCGGCCAAGACCGCGCAGGGCGTGGTGGCGCTGATCCGGGAGGACGTGCTGCGCCCCCCGGCACCGGTCCCGGTGGCCGGCACGGACGTGCGCGTGCAGGTCGTCGACGACCGGGGACGGGTGCGGCACTCGTCGGTCGGCGCGGACCGGCTCGTCCCGATGCTGCACCCGGACGAGCTGTCGCGCGCCACCGCGGGCGAACGCGTGCTGATCGACGGCGTGCGGCTCGGCATCGAAGGACCGGTGCTGGTCGTCCCGGCCGGCGTCGACACCGGGGACGGCCGCCTCACCGTGCTCGTCGCCAAGTCGATGGACGACCTCTACCAGAGCGCGAACGTGGTCCGTACCGCGCTGCTCGTCGCGTTTCCGCTGCTGGTCGTCGTGCTCGCGATCGTCGGATGGCGGGTCGTCGGCGCCACGCTGCGCCCGGTCGAGGAACTGCGGCGCGGCGCCGAGGAGATCACCGGCAGCGGGCGGGCCGGGCGGCTGCCGGTCCCCGCGTCCCGCGACGAGATCCACCGGCTCGCGGTCACGCTCAACGACATGCTCGCCCGGCTCGACACCGCCCGCGCCCGGCAGCGCGCGTTCGTCGCGGACGCGGCACACGAGCTGCGCAGCCCACTGGCCAGCATGCGGGTCCAGTTGGAGGTCGCGCAGCGGCTGCCCGGCGACACCGACTGGCCCGCGTTCGCCGACGACCTGATGCTGGACGCGGACCGGCTCTCCCGGCTCGTCGACGACCTGCTGCTGCTCGCCCGCGCGGACGACTCGGCCGAGGCCGCGCGGCGCACCGCACCGGTCGAACTCGGCGAACTGCTCACCGACCTGGCCGCGCGCTACCCGGACGTCGCGTTCACCGCACCGGCCGAACAGTTCTGGACCGACGGCGACGCGGACGCGCTGCGCCGCGCCGTGTCGAACCTGCTCGACAACGCGGGCCGGCACGCGCGGTCCACGGTCGCGCTGACCATCGGCACGGACGCCGGCCGGCACCTGATCGCGGTCACCGACGACGGGCCCGGCATCCCGGCCGCGGACCGGGAACGCGTCTTCGACCGGTTCACCCGGCTCGACGACGCGCGCGCCCGCGACGCCGGCGGATCCGGACTCGGCCTGGCCATCGTCCGCGAGGTGGTCCGGCTGCACCACGGCACGATCACGCTGGCCGACGCGACACCGTCCGGCCTGCGCGCGGAGATCCGGCTGCCGGTGCTGCCGGAGTGA